The following nucleotide sequence is from Silurus meridionalis isolate SWU-2019-XX chromosome 5, ASM1480568v1, whole genome shotgun sequence.
tgtactGCAGAAGAATAGGCTCTGCTGCTTAATGTAACTAGCACTGTACTATCCTGcaggtgtttgtttttcttcgaGTTAATGAAGttcatataatgtattaattatgtattaaaGAACTCagtaatgaggaagaaatttgcattccaaaaaaaaaaaaaagtcaacaagTTGGCGAAAAAAGGCAGGTCATATAGGATTTGATTCATTTGAATCACTTGTATCATTTGGGTCCACAGCACTCAaataagtaatatatatatatatatatatatatatatatatatatatatattagctaaTAGTTGTTGGAAAAAAGTTGCCAGATGACGCAatagtagaaaaaaaagaacaatttatgTTGAAAGATGTATAATTACAGGACAATTAAAATTTCAGACAGTCATATGAtcatattgttttgtttgcatAAATGCTCTTCATTAGACATCTtagttaattttattaaaattaatttcaaatatTCACCTGTCCTAACAAAAATGAAAGACATTGCTGTAAAAGTCATGATTAAGTTGAAGAACAACACAACACTTTACTGTTCACATAAACAGTATAGACAAAATTATTATGACACCTGACTTGGTTAAGTGTCCActaacttttgttcatatagcgTTGTGCAGCTGAACCCAGTACTGTTGATTTCATGTTGCCTGATCATTTTCATGTCTATTGccaattgtttttgtttttttttgttctcttgtaCGGCATCCTGCCTTTTCTAGCATCCCTATCATCTACTGTTAAGGGGGTGACAGAATAACTGGCTCATTTGTGAAAAGGGGACTGGAATTATATTGGTTCTACTGTAATTTGCAAGTTTCCTTTATCTTGTTTACCTTCTTATGACCTTTTAGCTCCCCTGATGGCTAGTGATGCTTCTGATGATGACAtgccactcactccaccctctCCAGGCAAGACGAAAAAGCAACAAAGCTCACCCGAATCCTGGCCCCAAGAAGACCTCAGTTCAGAAGCCGTCAATGCATCGGATGGAAAGAAGTCACCAACAAAGCAGATGGATGATCAAGGAAGAACATATAGCTATATGAGCCCGATCAGCAGCGATGTGGAAGACATTCCAGAAAAGCCTCAAACAAGAGAGTACAGTAAGAAACAGGCCAAGAGGCATTCCACGAAGAGACCACACCAAGAAAAGTCTCAAATAAGAGGAAgcactaaaaaaataaagcagtgtAGTGATATCAGTCCAGCTGAAAGTGAGTCTGATTTTGAAGAAGcatcaaaaaacaaaaggagTCAGGAAACAAAAGCGAAGATGTCACCAAAAGACTCAGACCAGGAGTCCGGAAATTGTGTCACTGGAAAGGCATGGATTAGAAAGCaacaaaacagtaaacagtCCAATAGCCATGTTTTAACAGACAGTGATTCTGAAACCTCTGTTAAGTTGAGAAAGACAGCACCTATGTCcagaaagacaaaagaaaagtgTATAATGTTTACAGAAAAGGTTGAGCAAGCAGACTGCGGTTTATCCGACTGGGACAACAGCAGAGTAAAGAGCGGAAGCATGTCTGAGGATGAAGAAACTAAAGATGCTGCAGAGCATCAActaaaaaacagtactgaaaaATTCCAAAGAAGAAGCAATCACGAATATGCAGATTCTGCATCCTCAGATGATAAAGAGGACGTGGAAGAGAGGCCAAAAAAGCATCGTGTCAAGGTACCTCAGAAGAGGAAGGATCGAGATTTAAAACTGTTACTTAGGAAGTCTGAGGTTCTGGAGAAACCTACTGAGGGGTCACCAAGTAAGCCTCGAgttaagaaaaaagaaggacAGAGCCCTCACAAAGCCGTTCCCATCGAGTGCGAAATATGCGGTCGCAACATCCGGTGCAAAGCCATTCTGGAGAGGCACATGCTCtcacacacaggagagaagccatTCGAATGCGATGTGTGCGGCAAGCACTACACCAGCAGCTCCAACCTGCGCATCCACCAGCTCAGCCACAGCGGGAAGATGGATTACACCTGCAATTTGTGTGGCCAGAAGTTCACTCACTTGCCATATCTGAAGAGACATCTTTTGAGACACTCGGGGAAAAAGATGCACATTTGCGAATACTGTGGCAAAGGCTTCATCCAAAAGTACCACCTTTTGCGCCACATACTGGTACACACGAGGCAAATGCCGCACGTCTGTGAAAAGTGTGGCATGAGCTTCAACCGGACAGACTACCTGAAGCAACATCTGCGCAGCATCCACCTGATCGCAAGCAGCACACACAAGAcaaagccggaaaaactattcaAGTGCGAGACATGCGGTAAATCCTTTGCCAGCCTCACTACCCTGGAAACACACAAACGAGTACACACAGCGGCCAAGCCATATTCGTGCATCGTATGTTTGCGCCACTTTAAACAATCGAGTCACCTGTATTCGCACATGTTCACGCACTCCAGCGAGAAGCCACATGCATGTAATCTCTGCGAGTTAAAGTTTTCTCGCAAAACCTACCTGcaaaagcacaaagaaaagaTGCATAGTAGAGACGGAATGTCCCAAAGTTCTTGACTGTTTCTGCATtgcccatttaaaaaaaaaaaaactttctgaaTGTTTGTAATCATATTAAACCTGTGTTTGTGAATTCACTTATACAGACTCAAAACATTGACATTAACATAGGCACTTTTTTCACTATTAATTCTAGTGAGTggcaaaaaaagttttgttcaTAGGAATGTAGCTTAATGtggaaaaccaaaaaaaaaataaagggttTACTTTGTATTTAATACTTAAAGCTAGAATGGCGTTTTAGTGCCATGAGCAATAGCGCCCTCTAAGGTCACAAACTATGATGGTCACAGAATCTGCCGGTGCATCATCCTCTTCGAAAAGCACATAGATGTTACCATCGAGATCAGACAGAATCGGCCTGTATCtgtctggtaaaagttgaagtactgactacactttagTTAAAATTTGGGCTCTGAAATGTACTTGAGtcaaaagtagccattactcaTACATGTTTTAATGGAAACTGGACCtcacatattaatacaaaataatttttgctacctaatgaatgtatccaggctgaacaaccaccatatagaacacaagcagagaaaatatgatcaggTTATCAGGAATGTCTCTTTTCTATGTCGCTGACTCCCTCGGTCTCATCCATGTTACTTCTTGTTGCATTCTGCCTTGCTTGgtgttagctttgtaaactaccgtatttttcaggctataagccgctacttttttcccacgttttgaaccctgcggcttaaacaatttttcctgggtttttcccagtttcacaaacttaaagccaaaaaactgaaccccataacattagaccaatgaaatttccgaatggaaacgaaaaaacgcacctcacctgtgttctgagctgcacggcttcagGAGAAAAAACATCCTTTGGGTGATTATTAAATGCataacgatgccaaaagataaactctcgagataaattgttgtgaaaggaaggaggaagacagtgaacaatgactttcttggtcggctactgtttagatacaagccgttgtaacacgttgagtctgggtgaagggagagcttcAGTCAGAGATAGCTTCttcagttgcaacagaaatcatataagcacagacaggtttccaaaactcgtgcttttttatttttttttatttaaaaataaaaatattttaaaaattcagtgggtgcggcttatttatagtctggaaattacggtagtctaCATCTGTAGTGCACATCTGTAGCCAgcaaatgatacaccagtggtagatgaaaaagccatgcaatatcaagaaataggttgatgggctgaaaacggcacgcAATGAGAACAAATGTTGATCATGTCgacaaatagattaaaagtaATGAGTATGGTTggaaaatgtaagtaaaaagtatagatatttgtgtaaaaaatgtaatgagtgaaagtaaaaaaaataagtagtaaagtaaaatactgataccagaaaaatctacttaagtacagcaatgaagtatttgtactttattacctCCCACCTCTGACTCTAGGGATATAAATTGTTACAATTTGCATGATATTTAAAGCAGTGTTTCTCAAGAGGAAGATATCCCAGTGGTgctttgactttattctcaaaatcttagattttcttttttaatgttgcACTTAAATGCTTTCGTACAAAGTACACAGTTTTAATTGAATGGTTATTACACATCTGTACCACCACAGCCTTGTAAGAACTTGAATTCCTGCATTaagtcttttttatatttattttttaaatgatattgtACACAAATGTAAAGCGCAGCACAGGGCAATTAGCAGAGTAAATATTTGTCCTGCAGAGGGCGGTATAATTACAATCACGCATCCATCCATATTCAGTTTACTGCAGTTACCACTGCAAGTTCCTCATACAATGAATTTCATTGAAAAACTTACATAATTGTGTATGCTGCTGTTGTTCATAGACTACTGTTCCTCTACTTTGCACTCTATATGTTGTAAAGACACAAAGGCTAAACTGCGATGGACTTAACTTGTCAGTGGTCCCTTTTAAGTCCTAGAATGAAACTGCCTTAGAAATATGCTTGTATGAATAATGAGGTATTGTATGTTTAAGTAATTATTGCAGTGCTGCAAAGTATATATACAAATGGAGATctatctataataaaaaaagcattaaaatacaGAACATCTgtgaccacaaaaaaaaaaaaaaaaaaaaaaaaagagagagagacacaaaacCCTTGAGAATAGCGGTTGCTGCTTCATTACATTAGCACAATGTTGTGTTCTAATCCATACTCCCTATAAGAACACTACATTAGCATAGCATTTATTTGGCCTGAACAAAATACTGGTGTTTAATCTTATTCCCTTAGAGATATGTCCTCCTTAAGTGGTAGTAGTTTTATCAGCTGTAGCCCATCCAGCTGCTTGACGCCGGCAGTGCAGGTAAACATAGACAGGATGGATAAAGGCCAGGCAACTCAGGATGGTCAGAGCAACATTCACCTGCAGAACCAAAAGACACATCAGTATGCActcaaaataatatatttccATGCACACAAccataaaagttaaaaaaaattaagctgtGTAGCTTGATTAAAAACTCATGTTAGTTCAAATCAAtatgaaaattatattttggtTTGTATTCTATTTGTTCTGAGATGGTTGTACATGGCCAGGAACTATGCGAATGTGTGACTCACTGCAAATGGATCTCCATTAAGAGGTCCGTTGATAAGAGAGAAGCACGGATACTGTAGGAGTGACACCACCGCTGAGAGAGCCATTATTGTTCCATACAGTTTTCCAAAGTGTGCAGGAGGGAACCTACATGAATACAGTGGGTTACAAATTAGCTTTATTCAAAAGACTCAttgcacagacacacaaacattcagatCCTAAACCTTCCTAATGGTTGTTTGTCAAGGTTCCATGAGACCTACAGGATCTCACACTACTtctaatttcttcttctttttctatacatggacaaaaataatggGACACGTGACTTTTAAGgcgtgttttatttttccttgttcttctccaaactgttaacacaaagttggaggtatacaattttttcctgttttcgtCAGTGTTCTAGAGTTAACAAAATGTCTAATTCTACCTAATCTGCcttttaatatactttaaaatgttttatctggatttctaaattaaattaaaaggcaAGGCAAAAGATTTATATTGCATATGTATCAACTTACGCAATGCTGATAAAAGCTGCATTCCCTCCATAAAGGAAGGATCTATTGAGAACCTGTAGTATAAAGGTGAGGTACTGCAGGGGTAGTAGAGGAATAGCAGCACAAAGGGAAAAAAGCACACACTGTATCGCtgtcacacacagagataataTAGCTGCCTTTAGATCTGCCTCACTTTCACTCTGGCCTGCAACACACAAGCATAGAAAGGGGTCCCATTTTACTACTAGGAAGTATGAAAAATGGGATGAGTGTTAGAGCACTGGTGTCTATTACATATAATGTGTGTGACTTATTTTGTATTCTcgtattttaattttatagcaAAAATCACCATCAGCCACACCAGCAGTGTTTTACAAATAATATTGATGATATTCTGATGAATgaagcctatttttaaaaaggtcATAACAATAATGATTGTATTATAAGCGGTCCAATCAGACCTTTTCCCCTGGGTTTTCCCTTATTCCGGTCCATAATGAGCCCATTCCAAGGAGCACACAGTATCCCACATAGCTGAGTGAAGGCAAATGCATTAGTGTACGTGCTCACtaagaggaaaaataaaagggGAAGGCAACATACACATCTGATTAGAATACATACTGGCATGTACTGCAGTGAGAaagcatttgtgtgtttgtgtttgtgtgtaccaAGGCTGTGGTCACCAGCTGTTAGGTGATTGAGCATTGGATTAAGAGTCCCAATGAACAGGTAGTGTCTAAGCTGCATGATTGACAACCACAGGAGATGCCATAAGAACAACCAAGAGAAGATGCAACTTTTGAAGGTTCGCtctgtaaataaacaattattcaTTGTCAGTGCTGTATATGAATGTAACTGGCCCTCAGTAGTAAATAGAtattatcttaagtttgtactATAGGCAGAATTCAACAGATATCTTTAACTCAATTAAATTAATCAGTCTGACTGGAGTCAGAGCTGGTAATGGAATAATGGAATCTTCACCTGCTGTGTCCAAATGGTTGGTATTAGAAGAGTTGTCTTCTTTAAACGGACTTGTCTCCGTGGCCTCATATTTCTGGGTGTTTCTCTTACCATTTACGTTATTTGACTCATTAATCTCATACGTCTGAGCATCCCCACATTTCAGCctgcaaaagaaaatgaaagtgtaatctattaaaaatatatttgggCATTTCTTTTTCTGGACCCTTCGTgaatataatgcaaaataataaaaattcaataataGTTTAAGGATCCATTTTGCAGCATAGTCAGTGGGACATTTAAAGTGACCAatagtttgttttttgcacagCTAATTTTTTTGGTCCAGTGTTCAGTTTCTACTTCAGACTGGGAGTGAACCTGGAATCTTGTTAGAccatggaaaaagaaaaaaaaaaaaatgtaaggtaAGACCTGATGCTTGCGCAAAATGAAAAATTTCACATATATTAACACAGCAATACTTGCCATTGCATCACAGGTGACATTTGCAAACCATTATGGCcacttgcctaatattgtgttggttgaCCTTTTCCTGTCCAAACAGTaccagcattaacttcagcaatttgagctacagtagcttgtctgttggatcagaccacacgggccaACCTTTgatccccacgtgcatcaatgtgcCTTGGCCACCTAGGACACTtttgccagttcaccactgaATTTCATCTTACAGTCATACAAACATCAGTAtctcaaaagtgagtaaaccACCTCAAATTTCAGCatccattttagtatatctttaagggacaatactatagacatgaaacttgaatatatttgagagttgtcagcttgtatagcagtatatatttactgtcctttaaaaataacaacatacagccattattggcaaaaaaaaagtgagtacaccctaaccGATAACAGCTGTCCGTCGcataaccatgcaaagccacatgtcctattcatcatgttcattgtTTTGGGTGCTTTTCAGGACTATACacattgtgtattgtgtattagagcagtaaagatgtggtgctttgagtgcAATTATCTACTCAttccactggatgttcaacatggtacCTCATGACAAAGAACACTCagaattttaaaaattataacagTTGCTCTTTACAAAGATGGCTCGGATacaagatcagtaacaccctgtaAGATTttcagtacagtggccaggatcatacagaggtttttcaagaCTGGTAatactcggaacagacctcgcaagggtggAACAAAGAAGTTGAGTCTTTGTGCTGtacatcaggtgcagaagccgtcttaaaaaaaaaaagacgcatgagtgctgcagcattgctttagaggttgcagaagcgaaaggtccacttgtcagtgctcagaccatacgccgcacactgcaacaagtcggtttgcaggccATGGTCCCAGAAGgcagcctcttctgaagcttgctcacaagaaaacctgcaaacagtttgctgaggACAaactgtccaagagcatgatttactggaaccatgtattgtggtctgatgaaaccaagatgaacttgtttggctcagatggtgtccagcatgtatAGTGACGCTCTGGTGAGCATCATGGTCTAGgactgcatgagtgctgctggtactggggagctgcagttcattgagggaaacatggataccaacatgtactgtgacattttgaagcagaacaTAATGCCCTTCCTTTAGATACTGGGCGAAACGGCAGTTTTTCCAagataataatgaccccaaagtCACCACCaaaatgacaactgccttgctgaggaagctgaagctgAGTGGCCAAaaatgtctccagacctgaagcCTTTTGAGCACATGTGGGGCATCCTCCAGCAGAAGATGGAGAAGcatcatgtgtctaacatctagTAGCTCACTGATGTCATTAtaaaggagtggaagaggatcccagcaacaaccagctctggtgaattccatgcccaagGAGGAtgaaggcagtgctagataacaatggtgctcacacaaaatagacATTTTGGACTAGGTTTTGACTTTCTTTTAGGGTGTACTtaattttgttgccagctattttgatttaaaattgctgtatgtttattttaaaggacagtaaatctgtactgctgtacaagctgcaaattaaaaaatatatccaagttttaattatatagtgttgtcccttgagaagatactaaaatggttgctgaaatgtgaagggtAAACTTACTTTTCAGAGATACTGTAAGTGCATGTTTGACTTCAGTTCACAGATTATTCAGTTAAACACTGCTGTAATCAAATAAATTGATGGGGCTGTTTTCAAGGACAGACCTAGAACAGCTCTACATATGTTCCGTTTCAGTTCACAGTCCAGTAAAATAGTCTTTAGAAAAAGCCAATAAATTACCCGTAGGTGTAGTTTTCAGGGAGAGGGTAGGGGATGTGTCTGCGAGGCATCAGCAGGAATGTGCGAATCAGATGAACAATACTGCAACAGGACAAGGAGATGAGCGAGGTTCGGAGGGAAAATCCATTTTGATACAGCAGCTAAGGAAAACAAAGCCCAAATCACCACCAACACAAACCAACCTAGCCATTTTAaaatcattcctttttattagCTATATTAATTTTACTATTAAAATCCCCcagggattttttttaccttgacaACTAGGAAGACAGCAGAGGAAGAGTCAAAGGCCCCATTATACAGAGTGATGATAGTGGACCGGCGTGCTCCAAAGAGATTTCCCACCTGGTGATTGAGTGTAATTGGTGTGCATGTATCACTTTCACACTATAAATTCCTTGTAACAACTGAGGTTATATTAGATCCGTTTGGTAGGCTGTTTATGATTAACAAATTTTCAGGACCAGCAGTTAGGAAGGGCCTGCAGTAAACTAGATTTTAGTGCATACATCCAAGTGTCATACAATCAGTCTCATTTCTTTTCAATCGTCATAATTTTGTAGCATAACGCTGAAAAAGTCCTAAGTCTCTTCTGTGGTCTAAATCATTCATTACATAGGCAGAGATCTTGAGGCAAATCATTTAGATTGGGAAATCATTGTTCAAAGCCAGCTGGTGATAGAATCCAGAGCTagcaaaagacaaaaactaGCATTAGTGTTAAATCTGCTTACAAGTGAGGAtacaaataaagacatttttaagaaccgaaataaaaaagttaaaatgagAGCCTTACATTTGTATGCTAGCATTTTGGAAGAAATTGGTTATTGGGTATTGGTAAAAGGAAGTGTATAAACCTCGAAATATTATCCTGGGCACAGAGAAAAAGATAATTTGATGATctaccttttattattatttgattattttctcaTACCTGCATGTTAGTGACCAAGAAAAGGATCCCTCCAACAGCAATGAAAGAGAGAGCAGGGTAGAGGAGAATTGATAaagctgtatgaatgagagggagagaatAATTTTTGATTAACAATTATATGCAAAATGCTCATAGGTCCCAAAACACATCAGTGATTCCTTAAACCTAAATATACACCAAATATACAGTGCCTGGCCAGAAAAAGTTGATTTAGCCAAACAGTCTGAACCTTAAACCTATTGAGAGACTTTGGGATATGCTAGAGAAGGCTTTACATAGTAGTCAGACTCTCAATACATGATCTTTGTGAGAAATGAATGCAACTCTGAATAGAAATAATTAATGTGACATTGCATAGGTTTATTGAAATGATGCCACAGTGAATGAGTATCATAATCAAAGCAATAGGTAGTACAATAAACTTAGATTGTGTGATTGTTTTAGCCAAGCAGTGCATCATATACAAGTGTATAAACTTGCATCTAATTGTAATTgtaggaataaataaaaagcttttaggTTTTAGGTAGTCAGTTCAGTTGGACCTGAATAAGTGTGAGGTACagtgttgtatggattagagccAAGCTTATAGGAGCAGCTG
It contains:
- the LOC124386284 gene encoding zinc finger protein 551-like, translated to MMIHIMSPLMASDASDDDMPLTPPSPGKTKKQQSSPESWPQEDLSSEAVNASDGKKSPTKQMDDQGRTYSYMSPISSDVEDIPEKPQTREYSKKQAKRHSTKRPHQEKSQIRGSTKKIKQCSDISPAESESDFEEASKNKRSQETKAKMSPKDSDQESGNCVTGKAWIRKQQNSKQSNSHVLTDSDSETSVKLRKTAPMSRKTKEKCIMFTEKVEQADCGLSDWDNSRVKSGSMSEDEETKDAAEHQLKNSTEKFQRRSNHEYADSASSDDKEDVEERPKKHRVKVPQKRKDRDLKLLLRKSEVLEKPTEGSPSKPRVKKKEGQSPHKAVPIECEICGRNIRCKAILERHMLSHTGEKPFECDVCGKHYTSSSNLRIHQLSHSGKMDYTCNLCGQKFTHLPYLKRHLLRHSGKKMHICEYCGKGFIQKYHLLRHILVHTRQMPHVCEKCGMSFNRTDYLKQHLRSIHLIASSTHKTKPEKLFKCETCGKSFASLTTLETHKRVHTAAKPYSCIVCLRHFKQSSHLYSHMFTHSSEKPHACNLCELKFSRKTYLQKHKEKMHSRDGMSQSS
- the slc43a3b gene encoding solute carrier family 43 member 3b, with protein sequence MAGNGLKVRYWLTLISGLLECLCFAGILFGWASLVFVLKSDGYFSYLCVNSTVNGTVTEDCSKQDEQLSLIFTIASFMNNFLTLPNGFLFDHFGTTVTRLLGISIYTTGTLLIAFSNAALSILLYPALSFIAVGGILFLVTNMQVGNLFGARRSTIITLYNGAFDSSSAVFLVVKLLYQNGFSLRTSLISLSCCSIVHLIRTFLLMPRRHIPYPLPENYTYGLKCGDAQTYEINESNNVNGKRNTQKYEATETSPFKEDNSSNTNHLDTAERTFKSCIFSWLFLWHLLWLSIMQLRHYLFIGTLNPMLNHLTAGDHSLVSTYTNAFAFTQLCGILCAPWNGLIMDRNKGKPRGKGQSESEADLKAAILSLCVTAIQCVLFSLCAAIPLLPLQYLTFILQVLNRSFLYGGNAAFISIAFPPAHFGKLYGTIMALSAVVSLLQYPCFSLINGPLNGDPFAVNVALTILSCLAFIHPVYVYLHCRRQAAGWATADKTTTT